The nucleotide window ATGATCCAACTCGCCCGGTTAGTGGATGGTCCTGCTCGCGAACTGAGGCAGAAAGTCGAACAACATTATGACGAGCCGCTTCGGCAAGCATACGCTCGCATTGCCGATGCCCGGTTCGCCACGCTCGGCGCCACCGGCTATCCCGACGCCACCTTCACGCTGCGGCTCGCATTCGGAACGGTGAAGGGTTACGAGGAGGACGGTAAGAAGATCGCCCCGTACACCGTCGTCGGCGGAGCTTACGAACATGCGAAGGAGCATGGCGATCGGCCGCCGTTCCAATTGCCGACAAGCTGGATCAAGGCGAAGGAGCAGCTCGATCTGAAGACGCCGATGAACTTCGTCAGCACCGCGGACATCATCGGCGGCAACTCGGGAAGCCCGGTTGTCAACAGGGCCGGCGAGTTCGTCGGCATCATCTTCGACGGCAACATCCAGTCGCTTGTGGGCGACTATGCCTACAGCGATGTGCAGGCCCGGGCGTTGTCTGTCGATTCGCGTGCGATCATCGAGAGCCTGCGCTCCATCTATGATGCCGAGCACCTGGTCAAGGAGCTCCTGCCGTAAGCGAACGGCGCATTGACTCTCTTCAAGGCCCCCAGGGAAATCGGGGGCCTTTTTTGCGTCCGGAGTTACGGACCGGCCCGGCCGCCCATCGTGAATGCCACAGGCGAGGAGCCCTCTCCCGGATCAGGCTTTCGCGGCGCCGCTGAGAAGGGCTTCTTCCGCAGCAGTGAGCACTCCGATGAATTCTTCCGGCGTGGTCGCGTGGAGAAGGGCGTCGCGTGTCGTGGCTGACTTTAGGACCTTGCAGAGAGAACTCACCACCATCAGGTAATCGCCTGGGTTTGACTTCGGCGTACCAAGGACAAAAAGCAGCCGAACGGTCTCGTTACTGTTCTCAAACAGCACGCCGCCGGAGCTGCGTCCCACCGACATCACCATGCGTTTCACGTGCTCCGTCCGCGCATGAGGGAGGGCGATCTCGTTGCCCAGGCACGTGGTGTCGAGCCGCTCGCGGGCGAGCAATTCCTGGTAAAACGAACCGAAATTCGACACATCCGGGTGGCCGTCGAGCCGGCTTGCCACCTCGTGAATCGCAGCAGTGCGTTTGTCGCTCCTCACTTGAAGCGTCACTCGGGAAGGATCCAGAAGTTTAGACAGACGGCCGGCCATAACGGACAGCCAGAATCACCCCGCAGTTTCGGGGAAGGCAAGGGTGGAAATGCGGGAAGTGTGTCGTTCCTGAAGAATTTTTCAGAGCATCAGGAGGTGCCCTGGGCTTCTGTCTGTTCCTCGGTCTCCACAATGCGCGCGACACTCATCAGCTTGTCACCCTCGGCGAGCGTCAGGAGCTTGACTCCCTTCGCGCCGCGACCGGTTTCGCGAATCTCGCGGACGCGGGTGCGCACGCTCTGGCCCTTGACCGTGAGGAACATGACCTCGTCGTCCTCATGGACGCTGAGTGCGCCCGCGACTTTGACCGAGCCATCCTCCGGCAGGTCGATGGCGATCACGCCACCGGCTCCGCGCCGAGTCAGTCGGTATTCGCCGAAGGCCGTGCGCTTGCCGATGCCGTCTTCACGAGCGACCAGAAGCCTGCTGTTGGAGTCGCACACCTCGATTGCCTGGAGGTAGTCGCCCGAGTACTTGAAGCGCATGCCCGTGACGCCCGTGGTGTTGCGACCCATTGCGCGCAGCCCTTCCGGCTGTGCGGCGGCATCCGCCTCGATTGGCGCATTTGTATCGCCTGCCTCAGCCTGGACTGCTGAGACGCCCTCGAAGAATCGCACTGCCTGGCCCTGGTGAGAAACGAGGATGATTTCGTTGTCGCCATTTGTAAGCACGCAGCCAACAAGCACATCTCCCTCGACAAGTTTGATTCCCGCGATGCCGCCCTCGCGGGTGGCATTTTCGTATTCCGAGAGGCGCGTTTTCTTAAGCGTGCCGGACTTTGTGGCCATGACCACGAACTTGTCGTCTGCAAAGCCTTGGACGCAGAGCATCGCGGCGATCTTCTCGCCTTCGCTGAGGCGAAGGAAACTTGAGACGCTCTTGCCCTTGGCCGTACGGTTGCCCTCTGGAATGTCGTACACCTTTTTCGCAAGGCATTGGCCGTGGTTGGTGACGAAGAGGATGTAATCGTGGGTGCTTGCGGTAAAGAGACGCTCGACGAAGTCGTCCTCGTATGTTTCAGCGCCGATAATTCCCTTGCCGCCGCGCTTCTGGCTGCGGTATTCGGCGACGGGGGTGCGCTTGATGAACCCGAGATGGGAGACCGTGATGACGCAGCCTTCATTGGGGATGACGTCCTCCATGCGAAACTCACCCACTGCAGCCGTGATCTCCGTCTTGCGCCCGTCTCCGTACTTTTCCTTGAGGGCAAGGATCTCGGTCTTGATGACCTCGCGCAGGCGCCAGTCGTTGGCCAGAATCGCGCGGAGCTCCTCGATCAGCTTCAGGAGTTCGAGGTACTCGGCTTCGATCTTGTCGCGTTCGAGGCCGGTGAGTTGGTACAGGCGAAGCTCGAGGATGGCTTCGGTCTGCCGCTCGGAGAGCGGGTACTTGGCCATCAAGCGCTGTTTCGCGTCCTCCTTGCTTGTGGATGCGCGGATGATGCGGACGAAATCGTCGAGATTATCGAGCGCGATCTTATATCCCTCAAGAATGTGGGCGCGGTCTTCGGCCTGCCTGAGGCGGAACTTAGTACGCCGGGTGATGACGTCGCGTCGGTGGTCGACGTAGCAGTCGATCAACTCGCGGATGTTCATCTGCTTGGGCCGTTTCTTGTCGAGGGCGAGCAGCGTCACGCCAAACGAGCTTTCGAGCGCGGTCTTCTGGAAGAGTTGATTGAGGATCGGAGTCGATTGCTCCCCGCGCTTGAGCTCGATGACGACTCGAGTCTGTTCGTCCGACTCGTCGCGCACATCGCGAATTCCCTCAATCTCCTTTTCCGTGACCAGCTCGGCGATGCGGGTCACAAGGTTGGCGCGATTCACATTGTAGGGAATTTCGGTGATGACGATCTGCTCCCCTGTCTTGTTCTCCTCGGTGTGGGCGCGGCCGCGGATTCGCACGATGCCCTTGCCCGTGGTCAGGTACGAAAGGATGCCCTCGCGGCCCGCGATGACGCCTCCCGTCGGAAAATCAGGTCCCTGAATAATCGAACACAGTTCCTCGACGCTCGTTGACGGTTCATCCAGCACCTTGATGGTGGCGGCGATGATCTCGTGCAGGTTGTGCGGCGGAATGTTGGTCGCCATGCCGACGGCGATGCCTGTCGAACCGTTCATCAACAGGTTCGGAAGGGCGGAGGGGAGGACGGTTGGCTCGGTTGTCGACTCCTTGTAGTTCGGAGCGAAGTCGACGGTGTCTTCCTCGATGTCAGCCAGAAGTTCCTCGGCCACGGCATTGAGTCGGCATTCCGTGTAACGGTAGGCTGCCGGTGGGTCACCGTCGACAGAACCAAAGTTCCCCTGCGGGTCGATCAAGGTGTACCGCATCACCCAGTTTTGCGCGAGGCGAACAAGCGTGTCGTAAACCGAACTGTCGCCGTGGGGGTGATAATTCTTGAGCACTTCACCCACGACACCGGCGCACTTGTCGAAAGCCCGGTTGTGAAGCAGGCCCTCTCGCAGCATGGCGTACAGGATTCGGCGCTGAACGGGCTTGAGGCCATCGCGTGCGTCAGGCAGGGCACGGGAGACAATGACGGACATCGAGTAATCGATGTACGCCGTCTGCATGATGTCCGTAATGTTCGCGGTGGAAGTCTTGTCGGGTGCCATTTATCGGAAGTTCTTAGTCGAATTAAGGGACTAGGGGGAATGGGGGGATTAGGGGGACTAGGGGGATTTATGGGGAACTCGCGTGACGCGGATTTGGTTCTGTTTCTGTCGCTTCAACACCTTGTGAAATCCACCTGATACACCGAATCCATTTAATCCACCTGATCCTCCTAATCTCCTGATCTTTGTCTCGGATTAAACGTCGAGGTATTGCACATTCAGGGCATTGTCTTCGATGAACTGCCGACGGGGCGGAACCTCGTCACCCATCAGGAGCGTGAAGAGCGCATCGGCCTTGGCGGCGTCATTGATTGAAACTTTCAGAAGACGGCGTTTCTCCGGGTCCATGGTCGTCTCAAAGAGCTGTTTCGGATTCATTTCACCGAGACCCTTGTAACGCTGGATGCTGAGGCCCTTGCGACCGAGCGCGCGGATGTGGTGCAGGAGGTCGAGTGGGGACGACAGTTCTGTGCGCGACTCGTTCTTTTGGCCCGGGTTCTCCGTGACGATGAATCTAGGCGTTTCCCCCGCGGAGAAGCGGGCGATGTCGAGACCGGCTCCTGCGAGCACGTGGAGCAGCTTAGTCATCTCCGTGGACTCGAAGATTTCGTGAAGCGTCACCCGTTTCTGGGCGAGCGGGGAGCGCGTGGCGCTAGTAGGCACCCCTTGTTCCGCGCCGTCGGCATCGATGCCGAGCCGCGAGACGAAACCGGCGCGAGCGACTTCGTCGATCAGGAATTCGTGCGACTCCTTGTTGCCTTCGCGAATACGCGCCACGTACCGCGGGAGCGCCAGTGAATTGGCAAGGTGAAGGTCGAGGTACTCGATGAGCGAAGCGCCGTAGCGCGTGACGCCGGCACCCAGTTTCTCGAGGGCCGCCAATGCCTCCACAATCTTGTCCACCTGGGTGGGATCGAAGGTCGTCTGATCGGAGGCCCGCGAGAGGACGACGTCCTCAGATCCAAGTTCGAGCAGAAAGCGGTTCAGCTGCTCGTCGTTATCGACGTACTGCTCGCGCTTCTTGCGTTTGATTTTGTAGAGGGGCGGCTGCGCGATGTACACATAGCCCCGCTCGATCAAGCCGCGCATTTGGCGATAAAGGAAGGTGAGCAGAAGTGTGCGGATGTGGGAGCCGTCGACATCTGCGTCGGTCATGATGATGATCTTGTGGTAACGCGCCTTGTCGACGTTGAAGCCACCGACATTCTCGTCTCCTTCGCCGATCCCCGTCCCGATCGCGGTAATCAGCGTACGGATTTCCTCGTTCGAGAGGACTTTGTCGAGGCGGGCCTTCTCGGTGTTGATGAGTTTTCCGCGCAGCGGGAGAATTGCCTGGAAGCGGCGATCGCGGCCTTGCTTTGCCGAGCCGCCGGCGGAGTCGCCTTCCACAATGTACAGTTCGCCCAAGGCGGGATCGCGTTCCGAGCAGTCTGCGAGTTTGCCCGGCAGGCCACCACCGGATAGCGCGCCCTTGCGAACCGTTTCGCGAGCCTTGCGTGCAGCTTCGCGGGCGCGTGCCGCGTTGAGCGTCTTGTCGATGATGCGTTTCCCGATGGCTGTGTTTGCCTCCAGGAAGAACCTCAGTTTTTCGCCGACGATCTTTTGGACAATGCCGTCGACCTCTCCATTCGAGAGCTTCGTCTTTGTCTGCCCTTCAAAACGCGGCTCGGGAACTTTCACCGAGATGACAGCGACCAGTCCTTCGCGGACATCTTCGCCGGTGATTGCCGGGTCCTTCTCCTTAAGCAGGTTGTTGGTCTTTGCGAAATTATTGATGACGCGTGTCAGCGCGGTACGGAACCCGGACAAGTGTGTGCCGCCCTCAATGTTGAAGATGGAGTTGGCGTAGGCGAAGACCTGGTCGTTATAGCTGTCGTTGTACTGCATCGCGACATCGACCGAGATCGGGGGCTTCGACGGATCGACCTCGTTGGGAACGACGTCGCTGAAGGAGATGGGCTTGTCGTGGACGATGTTTTTGTTCGTGTTGAGGAAGCGCACGAACTCCACGATGCCGTCTTTGAAGAAGAAGGATTCGCTTTTCTGGGACCGCTCGTCCGCGAGTTCGATCTTGATTCCAGGATTGAGGAAGGCGAGTTCGCGCAGGCGCTTGGCGAGGATCTCGTACTGAAACGCGCGGGTGGTCTGGAAAATCTCAGGGTCCGGTTTGAATGAGATCTTCGTTCCCGTCTTTTTGGTGTCCCCGATTATGGTCATTTTCTGCGTGGTGAGGCCCTGCGCAAAGCGCATCTGGTACACCTTGCCGTTGCGGCGGACCTCCGCCTCAAACCACTCCGAAACTGCGTTTACGCACTTGGCACCGACGCCGTGGAGGCCGCCCGAGACCTGGTAGGCCCCCTTGCCGAATTTACCCCCGGCGTGCAGGTTGGTGAGCACCAACTCAAGTGCCGGAATGTTATACTTCGGGTGAATGTCGACAGGGATACCGCGACCATCGTCCTCAACCGAACACGACCCATCGAGGTGGATCGCAACTTTCACCCCCTTGGCGTGCCCGGCCAGCGCTTCGTCTATGCAGTTGTCGACGAGTTCGAAGACGCAGTGGTGAAGGCCGCGTTCGTTCGTATCGCCAATATACATATCTGGCCGTTTACGAACACCTTCCAAGCCCTCCAGCTTCTCGATTTTTGAAGCATTATAGTCGGCGTCGCCGGCGGTTTGAGGCGCCGGATTTTGCGGGTCGATAGGATCAGACATGTAGCGAAGAACGGGGTGGGTTTTGTAAGGCAAAATTCCATCGGATTTCGGGGGCATCCGCAAAGGTTTTCTCGCCTCGGCGACGGACTTTTTTAGCCCCGGATCAGGTGTGTTTCCTGCCTAATTTTAGGTTGCTAACCTAAGATAGCAACAAAAGGCTTCCCGCATGAAGTTATCGGTCAAGGTGGACTATGCTTGTCGCGTGCTTGCGCAGCTTGCGCGGCAGCGAGGAGCAGAGGAGCTGGCGCACATTGAAGATCTGGCCCGCATTGAGGCTGTGCCGGCAAATTATCTGGTCCAGATCCTGAGCGAGCTTCGCAACGGAGGCCTGATCACGTCCAGGCGCGGCAAACAAGGTGGCTACGCCCTGGCTCGCTCGCCGGACGAAATCACCCTGCTCGATATCGTCCGTGTCATTGAAGGAGAGTTGCTGGAGATCACTCCGGTTGGCGAAGGCCAGTCGGCTCGACGCGTGAACCAGGTCTGGCAGGACGTGCGCCAATCGCTGGAGGAAAAGGCAAAGTCGATCACACTCGATCGCATAGCCGTGAGGAATAACGAGGAGATGTATTATATTTGAGGCCGCTAACGCGGCCGCAAGGCCAAGCCGCTAGGCAAAGACGACAAGGCTGAGCCAGCAAGGCGAGGCCGCCCCCCTGCTTGGTCATGCTGGCTCGTCGTGAAGACTCTGCTTCCACTCTTTCCTTCTGGATGCAAATAACCACACTACGCTTATGCGACACCCCGCGTTGGAAGCGTTGCTCATTCTTCAGGATCGCGATACCAAGCGATTGGGCCTGGTTGCCCAGCTCCAAGCGGTGCCGAGGGACGTCGCCACGGTGGAGCAAAAAATAACCTCGGAGAAGGCCGCGATTGAGACGGCGAAAGCCGAGTGGCAGGGCCTTGAGGCAAAAAAGAAAGCACTCGAGAACGAGATCGGCTCCGCAGAGCAAAAGCTTGCAAAATACAAGACGCAGCAGGCGTCCGTGCGGAAGAATGACGAGTACCAAGCCCTCGGCCACGAGATTGATACGACTCAGGCGGCCATTGCCGCTTTTGAGGAACAGGAGCTCGGCATCATGTACCAGATTGACGAGGCGAAGAAACGGTTCGCCGCGGCCGAGGCAGAACTCAAGAAGAACATCTCCGGCCACGAGGCAAAGCTGAAGGCGTTGCGTGAGCGGGAAGGCAATTTGAAGGCTGAGCTAAAGGGGGCGGAGGATGAAGTCGCCAAGGCGCGTGCCCCCCTGCCCGAACCTGTTGTGCGTCAGTACGACCGCATCGGCTTGCGCACGCAGCCTGTGGTAACCGCCCTGCGGGGAGGAAAATGCACCGGATGCCACCTGAAGGTTTCGTCCGAGGTCGAGTCGGATTCCCGCAAGGGCGAAAAGCTCGCGACCTGCGACCAGTGCGGGCGTATTGTGTGGTTTGATCTTTGACCCAGGGACGGCCTTCTCGCCTTCCTCCATGCTTGCGGCGCGTTTCGCAGCATGCGAGGGTGGTACTGCTTCGGGGCCGATCGTCGCTCCGTGTTCTTTGATCCCAAGGTGCGGTGAAAGCCGCGCCCGTTATCCACGGAGAGGAAAGTCCGGACACCCCAGGGCAGGATTCCCGTCGAGAAACGTTGTCGCGCCGTGCCGGTTCGCCGCACGGACACGCTTCTGCTCAAGACGGGGCCGGTCGGGTCAATCCCGATCGGACGGATAGTGTCACAGAAAATATGTAGCCCTTCGGCTGCCTTTCGGGGCGGCTCAGGGTAATAGTGAAAAGGTGGGGTAAGAGCCCACCGCGCCGCGCCGCAAGGACGGCGGCACGAAAAACCCAATCCGGTGCAAGGCAAAATAGGCGGCTGGACGGCCCGTCCAATAGCCGCGGGTATGCTGCATCCCAAAAGGAAGGTCGCGCAAGTGACCTAGAGAAATGACGATCCCGCGCCGCAAGGCGTGCTGACAGAATCCGGCTTACGGCCCCGAAGCATTTTTGCGGCATAGGCCAAGCCGCTAGGCGGAGCCGCGGGAGGGGGCTGTGTTTTGCAGCTTTTGATACAGCGCCGCAAGTCGTGGGGTCGCGACGCCCGCCGCTTTGGCCGCACGCAGAGGCTCACCCCAGATCGACTCGACCTCAACTTCACGCCCGGCCAGGTAGTCGATGAGGCTCGACGGCTTGTAGGGCCCCATGGGTCGAGTGCGCTCGACGTTTACCTCTATTATATCCGCAGGGAGCGTGTGGCCCAGGGCCGCCGCCGTCCTCACGATCTCATCCATCAAGGCCCGCACCTCACGTTCGAGATCCGGGTCCGCGAGGATCTTGTCCGTCGTGATGCCTCCGGCGGCGATGGAGAGCCCGTTAAAAGGCACGTTCCAGACGAGTTTTCGCCAGCGAAGCTGCGCCAGGTCGTCTCCCAGCTCCGTATGAATACCGGCGGAGCGAAACAAGGCCTCGATTTCCCGTATACGCGCGGAAATGGGGCGCTGGAACTCGCCAAAGGCAATGCTCCCGGTGCGGAAGCACTCCACGATGCCAGGAGCCAGCCGGTTCACGCAAATGAAGCACAGGGCGCCCATCACGCGCTCCTCGCCAAAGAGCTGCGCGAAGGCGGCGTCCGCTCCCAAACCGTTCTGAAGTGTGAGGATTCCTGTGGCGGGACCCAGTAGCGGGCGAACGAGATGTTCGTAGTCTGCCTCAGCCGTCGTCTTCAACGCGACAATGACCAGGTCGACAGGGCCTATTTCCTCAGGCGACCCAAATGCCTTCGCCGGGTGAAGGTGTGCCTCGCCTTTCGGCCACTTCACGCTGAGTCCTTTCGCGCGCACCGCCGCCAGGTCCGACCGCATGAGAAAGGACACGTCCGCACCCGCCTGCGTGAGACGGGCGCCATAATAGCACCCGAGGGCGCCTGAGCCTACAATCGCGATTCTCATTTTGTATCCAAAAATAAACTACACCAACCCTACCTCGCTTACCCTGCTTGCCTCACTCATCCCGCTTACCCCTCTCTCTTTATCCTCCCGATTACCCATTCCTCGAACTCCTCGTCGAGGATCTCGAGAGGCAGGCCTCCGTTGCCGAGGAGGAAGTCATGGAAGGCGCGCAGGTCGAACGCCGCGCCCATCCTCGCTTGTGCTCTGGCGCGGAGTTTCTCGAGATGCAGCATGCCGATCTTGTAGGTGCAGGCCTGTGCGGGCATGACGATATAGCGTTCTATCTCCGAAACAACGGACGCCTCGGGCATGCCCGTCTTTTCCATCATGTAGGTGATGGCCTGCTGGCGGGTCCACCGTTTGGCGTGTATGCCCGTGTCGACCACAAGCCGGACCGACCGAAACAACTCCGCCCGAAGCCTGCCGAGCGAGCCGTAGGGATCGTTTGGATACAGGCCCATTTCCTCGGCCAGTTTCTCGGCGTAAAGAGCCCAGCCCTCGCCGTAGGCGGTGAACCAAAGTGTCCTGCGGAACACCGGCACGTCCTCCAGTTCGCCGGCAATCGCCAGTTGGAAGTGATGTCCCGGGACCGCTTCATGATAAGTGAGGGTCTTCATCCCCCACTGCTCCACCTCGGCCATGTCGCGTAGGTTGATCCAGAACACACCCGGCCGACTGCCATCGAGGGCCGGGGGCATGTAATAGGCGCCAGGGGCGGTGTCCTCCTTGAAATCGGGAACGCGGCGTACGTCCATCGGTGCTTTCGGGAGGCGCCCAAAAAAGCGCGGCGCGGCAGCGAGGGCCTCGTCGGTCAACTCCTTGTACCTGGCGAGAGCCTGGGTCCTACCAGCGTCCGTGTTGGGATAGAGAAAACGGGGGTCGCGCGAGAGTGTATCGAGCCATTCGCCCACCGACCGACCTTCGTGCTCTTGGGAGTCGAGAATCGCACGCATTTCCCTTTCGATGCGCGCCACCTCCTGTTCGCCGATTTGGTGGATCTCCTCGGGTGTCAGTGAGGTTGAGGTTTGGCTCTTCAGCAGGTGGGCGTAATAGGCGTCGCCATCGGGAAGCTTCCAAACCCCATCGTCTTCGCTCGCGGACTTTTCGAGGTCTTCCCACATTGCAAGGAGCCTTTCGTAGGCCGGGTACACCCCGCTCTCGACGAGTCGGGTGGCCTCCTGGATAAGGCCGGCTCTCTGCGCTTCGTCCACTTTTGGAAGTGATTTGAGGCGATCGGCGAAGGAGACCACGAGGACGTTCTCGCCAGGCGGTTTTGAAAGCAGTTCGCAAATCTGCTGGGACACTCGAACGAAGACGAACTTGGGGGGAAGGATCCCCCGCTCGGCGCGAGCCCTGACTGCCACTTCGAGCTCCGCAAACTTCCGCGGGAAGTCACGCAGGCGCGACAGGTAGTAGCCCGCGTCACGCCCGTCGGCGAGGGGGTGGAGGTTGACCAGGAAATCAGGCGTTTCGCTTTGTACGCCGAAAAGCTGGTTCATGGGGTAGTCATGGAAGGCGAATCGCTCGCCCGCCAATGCATCGTCGAGGTACCACTTTAGGACGCGGAGGGAGAGCCGTTCCTGGTGGGAGAGATTTCGGCCGCTGTAGGCTTCCACCTGCTCACGCACTCGGCGCATCTTCTCATAGCGGCCTGCCTGCTTCGCGAGAGAGAGGTCGTCCAGCTTTGCGTTGTGGCGACGGTAGCCGTAACGCTCGAGGAAGCCGTGAGCGGTCAGGGATTCAGGCTGGTCTGCAAACACCTCCAGGAAGGTCTTCGTGAAAAAGAGACGGAGACTCCAGGGGCGGAACCACAGGAGATTGATCGCAAAGATGCAGAACGAAAGGACGAGGAGTGCGGTGACGATCCAGAGCATCTTTGCGAGTGATTTCATGGGACACTACCTGGGGGTGGCCGCGTACTGTTCCATTCCTGAGCAGGAGCACACGAGGTTTCGGTCGCCGTAGACGTTGTCTACGCGCCCCACCGCCGGCCAGAATTTGTGCTCGCGCACCCATTCGGTCGGGAAGGCGGCCTGCTGCCTTGAGTACGGCCTGTCCCACGAGTCGGCGCCAATCACCTTCGCGGTGTGCGGGGAGTTCTTGAGCAGGTTGTTCTGCTTGTCGGCGGCGCCCGAGGCGACTGCCTCGATCTCGCCCGCGATCGAGATGAGCGCGTCACAAAAGCGCTTGAGCTCGACCAGAGACTCGGACTCCGTGGGCTCGATCATAAGCGTGCCTGCGACCGGCCAACTCATGGTGGGTGCATGGTAGTTGTAATCCTGCAGGCGCTTCGCGATGTCCTCCACCTCGATGCCATGTTTCTTGAAGCCGCGGCAGTCGATGATGCACTCGTGGGCCACAAGGCCCGAGGCGCCCTTGTAGAGCACCGGGTAGTGCGCCTCGAGGCGGCGCGCCACATAGTTGGCGTTGAGAATCGCAAGTTGCGTCGCATGCCGGAGCCCCGTTGCGCCCATCATGCGGATGTACATCCACGAGATCACCAGAATCGAAGCGGAGCCGTAAGGCGCCGCCGAGACGGCCCCTTGGTTGCGGCCGGCCACTGGGACAACGGCATGGCCGGGCAGGTACGGCACGAGGTGCTTTGCCACGCCGATGGGGCCGACGCCCGGGCCTCCTCCGCCGTGGGGGATGCAGAAGGTCTTGTGCAGGTTGAGGTGGCAGACGTCTGCGCCGATGAAGCCGGGCGAGGTCAGGCCGACCTGCGCGTTCATGTTCGCGCCGTCCATGTACACCTGGCCGCCGCGTTCGTGGATAATTGCGCAGATGTCGCGTATCGAGACTTCGAATACACCGTGGGTCGAGGGGTAGGTGACCATGAGCGCCGCGAGGTTTGCGGCATGCTGGTCGGCCTTGGCCCGGAGGTCGGCGACGTCGATGTTCCCCTGGGAGTCGCACGCCACCGGCACCACCTGCATGCCCGCCATGACGGCAGTCGCGGGATTGGTGCCGTGGGCGCTCGTGGGAATCAGGCAAATGTTGCGATGGCCTTCCCCGCGCGCCTGGTGGTACCCGCGGATCGCGAGAAGCCCCGCGTATTCTCCCTGGGAACCGGCGTTGGGCTGCAGCGACACGGCGGCGAAGCCGGTGATTTCCGAAAGCCAACTTTCCAACTGCGAGGTGAGGTCGGCATAACCAGCGGCCTGGTCGGCGGGAACAAACGGATGCAACTGCCCAAACTCAGGCCAGGTGACCGGCACCATCTCACTCGTGGCATTGAGCTTCATGGTGCACGAGCCGAGCGAGATCATCGAGTGGCACAGGGACAGGTCTCGCGATTCGAGGCGGCGGATATAGCGCAACATCTCATGTTCGCTATGGAAGCTGTTGAATACGGGATGGCTGAGGTAACCGCTCGTGCGGCCATGTGGTGCCGGCAGTTGAGCGGAGGACGCCTGCAACCCCGCGGGAGCGACACCCGTTTTGCCTGAGATGACCTGGACCAGGAGAGCGACCTCAGTCGAGCGCGTGGTCTCGTCGAGCGACACGCCCACCTGTGTCTTGCTGATCCGCCTGAGGTTGAGTCCGGAGGCGAGCGCGCGCGCATGGACTGCGTCTGCGTCGACGCCCTCGACGCAAAGGGTGTCGAATACCGGATTCCGATTGGTGACGATGCCAGCCGCCTCGATCTGGTCCTTCAGGCTGCGCGTGAGGAGGAGCACCCGGCGCGCGATGCGACGGAGCCCTTCGGGTCCATGATAGACCGCGTACATGGACGCGAGGACGGAAAGGAGTACCTGGGCCGTGCAGATGTTCGAGGTGGCCTTGTCGCGCCGGATGTGTTGCTCGCGCGTTCCCAGCGCCAGGCGCAGGGCCGGGTCACCTTGCGCATCCTTCGAGACGCCGACGAGTCGCCCTGGCATCTGCCGCTTGAACGCGTCTTTTGTGGCGAGGAAGCCCGCGTGCGGGCCGCCGAAGCCGAAAGGAACGCCGAACCGTTGGGCTGAGCCCACGGCGACGTCTGCCCCGAGTTCACCCGGGGGACGCAAGAGCGTGAGAGCAAGCAGATCTGTGGCCACGACGGCTAGAGCGCCAGCGGCATGGACTTTGGCGATGAAGCCTGTCGGGTCGATAATGTTGCCAAACGTGTCGGGGTACTGGAAGAGCGCGCCGCAGTATGTCGCGTCGAAAGACGCGGAGCCCAACGTGCCCACCACCACCGTCAGCCCGAGCGGCTCGGCGCGGGTGCGCACGAGGTCGATGGTCTGGGGGTGACAGGCGTCGCTCACAAAGAACCGGGTGCGTGCGTCGTCCGCCACCACGCGGGAGCAGAGTGCCATCGCTTCAGCCGCGGCCGTGCCCTCGTCGAGGAGCGAGGCGTTGGCGATGTCGAGCGCACACAGGTCGCAAACCATTGTCTGGAAGTTGAGGAGCGCCTCGAGCCGGCCCTGCGAAATCTCCGCCTGGTAAGGGGTGTAAGCAGTGTACCACGCGGGGTTTTCGAGAATATTCCTCTGAACCACGCCGGGGAGTGTCGTGCCGTAGTATCCCTGGCCGATGAAGCTGCGGAGGAGGCGGTTCT belongs to Opitutaceae bacterium and includes:
- a CDS encoding S46 family peptidase encodes the protein MIQLARLVDGPARELRQKVEQHYDEPLRQAYARIADARFATLGATGYPDATFTLRLAFGTVKGYEEDGKKIAPYTVVGGAYEHAKEHGDRPPFQLPTSWIKAKEQLDLKTPMNFVSTADIIGGNSGSPVVNRAGEFVGIIFDGNIQSLVGDYAYSDVQARALSVDSRAIIESLRSIYDAEHLVKELLP
- a CDS encoding PTS sugar transporter subunit IIA, whose product is MAGRLSKLLDPSRVTLQVRSDKRTAAIHEVASRLDGHPDVSNFGSFYQELLARERLDTTCLGNEIALPHARTEHVKRMVMSVGRSSGGVLFENSNETVRLLFVLGTPKSNPGDYLMVVSSLCKVLKSATTRDALLHATTPEEFIGVLTAAEEALLSGAAKA
- the gyrA gene encoding DNA gyrase subunit A — its product is MAPDKTSTANITDIMQTAYIDYSMSVIVSRALPDARDGLKPVQRRILYAMLREGLLHNRAFDKCAGVVGEVLKNYHPHGDSSVYDTLVRLAQNWVMRYTLIDPQGNFGSVDGDPPAAYRYTECRLNAVAEELLADIEEDTVDFAPNYKESTTEPTVLPSALPNLLMNGSTGIAVGMATNIPPHNLHEIIAATIKVLDEPSTSVEELCSIIQGPDFPTGGVIAGREGILSYLTTGKGIVRIRGRAHTEENKTGEQIVITEIPYNVNRANLVTRIAELVTEKEIEGIRDVRDESDEQTRVVIELKRGEQSTPILNQLFQKTALESSFGVTLLALDKKRPKQMNIRELIDCYVDHRRDVITRRTKFRLRQAEDRAHILEGYKIALDNLDDFVRIIRASTSKEDAKQRLMAKYPLSERQTEAILELRLYQLTGLERDKIEAEYLELLKLIEELRAILANDWRLREVIKTEILALKEKYGDGRKTEITAAVGEFRMEDVIPNEGCVITVSHLGFIKRTPVAEYRSQKRGGKGIIGAETYEDDFVERLFTASTHDYILFVTNHGQCLAKKVYDIPEGNRTAKGKSVSSFLRLSEGEKIAAMLCVQGFADDKFVVMATKSGTLKKTRLSEYENATREGGIAGIKLVEGDVLVGCVLTNGDNEIILVSHQGQAVRFFEGVSAVQAEAGDTNAPIEADAAAQPEGLRAMGRNTTGVTGMRFKYSGDYLQAIEVCDSNSRLLVAREDGIGKRTAFGEYRLTRRGAGGVIAIDLPEDGSVKVAGALSVHEDDEVMFLTVKGQSVRTRVREIRETGRGAKGVKLLTLAEGDKLMSVARIVETEEQTEAQGTS
- the gyrB gene encoding DNA topoisomerase (ATP-hydrolyzing) subunit B yields the protein MSDPIDPQNPAPQTAGDADYNASKIEKLEGLEGVRKRPDMYIGDTNERGLHHCVFELVDNCIDEALAGHAKGVKVAIHLDGSCSVEDDGRGIPVDIHPKYNIPALELVLTNLHAGGKFGKGAYQVSGGLHGVGAKCVNAVSEWFEAEVRRNGKVYQMRFAQGLTTQKMTIIGDTKKTGTKISFKPDPEIFQTTRAFQYEILAKRLRELAFLNPGIKIELADERSQKSESFFFKDGIVEFVRFLNTNKNIVHDKPISFSDVVPNEVDPSKPPISVDVAMQYNDSYNDQVFAYANSIFNIEGGTHLSGFRTALTRVINNFAKTNNLLKEKDPAITGEDVREGLVAVISVKVPEPRFEGQTKTKLSNGEVDGIVQKIVGEKLRFFLEANTAIGKRIIDKTLNAARAREAARKARETVRKGALSGGGLPGKLADCSERDPALGELYIVEGDSAGGSAKQGRDRRFQAILPLRGKLINTEKARLDKVLSNEEIRTLITAIGTGIGEGDENVGGFNVDKARYHKIIIMTDADVDGSHIRTLLLTFLYRQMRGLIERGYVYIAQPPLYKIKRKKREQYVDNDEQLNRFLLELGSEDVVLSRASDQTTFDPTQVDKIVEALAALEKLGAGVTRYGASLIEYLDLHLANSLALPRYVARIREGNKESHEFLIDEVARAGFVSRLGIDADGAEQGVPTSATRSPLAQKRVTLHEIFESTEMTKLLHVLAGAGLDIARFSAGETPRFIVTENPGQKNESRTELSSPLDLLHHIRALGRKGLSIQRYKGLGEMNPKQLFETTMDPEKRRLLKVSINDAAKADALFTLLMGDEVPPRRQFIEDNALNVQYLDV